A window from Citrus sinensis cultivar Valencia sweet orange chromosome 5, DVS_A1.0, whole genome shotgun sequence encodes these proteins:
- the LOC102617175 gene encoding NAD(P)H-quinone oxidoreductase subunit T, chloroplastic: MFMASTVSPQSPYSLFLKTQHGSLQQLTKEPRAATARTRSKILRVFASQKAGSNKSQRRAQPGVDTRIHWENEDEGWIGGSSSSSHQTNQNFNAEEEQKNLLGEKFADLLDNSSDSHYQFLGISPSADLEEIKSAYRRLSKEYHPDTTSLPLKAASEKFLKLREVYDVLSNEESRRFYDWTLAQEAASRKAEKLKMKFEDPYDQALKNYESIPDMVDRLGGRNIELSDQAMTALTFDVVVIIFTFCCIIYALYFKEPYY, encoded by the exons ATGTTCATGGCTTCCACAGTATCTCCGCAATCTCCATATTCTCTGTTTCTCAAAACCCAACACGGCAGCTTGCAGCAGCTGACAAAGGAGCCCAGAGCGGCAACAGCAAGGACAAGAAGCAAAATTCTGCGTGTGTTTGCATCGCAAAAGGCTGGCAGTAACAAGAGCCAACGAAGAGCGCAGCCGGGAGTTGATACAAGGATTCATTGGGAAAACGAAGATGAAGGGTGGATTGGTGGAAGCTCATCATCGTCACACCAAACAAACCAGAATTTTAATGCTGAAGAAGAGCAGAAGAATCTCTTGGGTGAGAAGTTCGCTGATCTTTTAGACAACTCCTCTGATTCTCATTACCA GTTCTTAGGAATATCACCAAGCGCGGATTTGGAAGAGATAAAATCAGCTTACAGAAGATTATCAAAAGAGTACCACCCAGACACAACATCACTTCCTCTAAAGGCTGCTTCTGAGAAGTTCCTAAAGCTAAGGGAAGTTTACGATGTATTAAGCAATGAAGAAAGCAGAAGGTTTTATGACTGGACACTTGCTCAAGAAGCTGCAAGCCGAAAAGCTGAGAagctaaaaatgaaatttgaagaTCCTTATGATCAAGCATTGAAGAACTACGAATCAATTCCGGACATGGTGGATCGATTAGGAGGAAGAAATATAGAGCTGAGTGACCAAGCCATGACAGCTCTCACCTTtgatgttgttgttattatttttactttttgttgcaTTATTTATGCGCTGTATTTCAAGGAACCATATTATTAA
- the LOC102616864 gene encoding laccase-15 → MLRLRNGTFCLKIFCFQLLFSLRSASNDYLFVVKEASYTRLCSTKDILTVNGQFPGPTIRVFTGDTIFVEVSNEGKENITIHWHGVRQPRYPWSDGPAYITQCPIKPGASFRQKIIFSEEEGTLWWHAHSDWSRATVHGAIIIQPRPGTAGYPFPEPNAEVPIILGEWWKQDVTEVRNELLRTGGLPAASDAFTINGQPGDLYPCSSSETFTLTVDEGKTYLLRIINAAMDEMLFFSIANHDLTVVGTDGAYTNPLTTSYITISPGQTLDVLFQANQNPNLYYMASSVYSTAVNLDFINNTTATAVLQYNGNYTPISSPPLPYLPSRNDTNSAFQFIGSLRSLANEDHPIDVPLDITSSIFSTVSLNTLPCENDNNSCEGPNGTRLAASLNNQSFVEPSPIAILEAYYERINGVYGENFPDFPPYLFNFTADDLPTILQIPEQGTEVKVLDYDSAVEINFQGTNLVAGTSHPIHLHGYSFFVVGFGFGNFDEEKDPLNYNLIDPPLRTIVDVPISGWATVRFRASNPGVWFMHCHREEHLTWGMKTVFIVKNGESPQERLLPPPPDVPPC, encoded by the exons ATGCTGCGTCTTCGCAATGGAACCTTCTGCTTAAAAATATTCTGCTTTCAGCTCTTGTTTAGCCTCCGCTCAGCTTCAAATGATTATCTTTTCGTG GTAAAGGAGGCTTCATATACAAGGCTATGCAGCACAAAGGATATCTTGACCGTAAATGGACAATTCCCTGGACCAACTATTAGGGTTTTTACAGGCGATACAATCTTCGTCGAGGTTTCTAATGAAGGCAAAGAAAATATCACCATTCACTG GCACGGAGTGAGACAGCCTAGGTATCCGTGGTCCGATGGTCCTGCATACATAACACAGTGCCCAATCAAACCTGGAGCAAGCTTCAGGCAGAAGATAATTTTTTCGGAAGAGGAAGGAACTCTTTGGTGGCATGCTCACAGTGACTGGTCACGTGCCACAGTACATGGAGCTATCATTATACAGCCGAGGCCTGGAACTGCTGGCTATCCTTTTCCTGAACCCAATGCGGAAGTTCCAATCATTTTGG gaGAGTGGTGGAAGCAAGATGTGACGGAAGTTCGAAATGAACTACTTAGAACTGGGGGACTGCCAGCAGCATCGGACGCTTTTACTATAAATGGTCAACCTGGTGATTTATACCCATGCTCGAGTTCAG AGACATTCACGCTAACAGTGGATGAAGGCAAAACTTATCTTCTCCGCATAATTAATGCTGCAATGGACGAAATGCTTTTCTTCTCCATTGCAAATCACGATCTCACAGTCGTGGGAACCGACGGTGCTTACACTAATCCATTAACAACCAGTTACATTACAATATCACCAGGACAAACCCTAGATGTGTTGTTTCAAGCCAACCAGAACCCTAATCTCTACTACATGGCTTCAAGTGTTTATTCCACTGCAGtcaatcttgatttcatcAACAACACGACAGCCACGGCTGTATTACAATACAATGGAAATTACACTCCAATTTCATCTCCTCCTTTACCTTATCTTCCTTCTAGGAATGACACAAATTCGGCCTTCCAATTTATCGGTAGCCTTCGGAGCTTGGCAAATGAAGATCATCCCATAGATGTCCCGTTAGACATTACCAGTTCGATATTTTCAACTGTTTCGTTAAATACATTGCCTTGTGAAAATGATAACAATTCGTGTGAAGGGCCGAATGGAACTCGACTTGCTGCTAGCTTGAACAACCAAAGTTTTGTTGAGCCATCACCAATTGCTATACTTGAGGCTTACTACGAACGCATCAATGGGGTTTATGGAGAGAATTTTCCAGACTTTCCgccatatttatttaacttcACAGCAGATGATTTGCCCACGATCTTACAGATTCCAGAACAAGGGACAGAAGTGAAAGTATTGGATTATGATTCAGCTGTGGAGATAAATTTCCAAGGGACAAACTTGGTTGCTGGGACAAGTCATCCAATACATTTGCATGGATACagtttttttgttgttggatTTGGGTTCGGAAATTTTGACGAAGAAAAAGACCcattaaattataatcttATTGATCCTCCTCTCCGGACCATAGTGGATGTGCCTATTAGTGGCTGGGCTACAGTCAGATTCAGGGCAAGCAATCCTG GAGTCTGGTTTATGCACTGTCATAGAGAGGAGCACCTTACATGGGGAATGAAGACGGTATTCATTGTAAAGAACGGAGAATCACCCCAAGAAAGATTgctaccaccaccaccagaCGTGCCTccttgttaa
- the LOC102617464 gene encoding zinc-finger homeodomain protein 1-like, which yields MDLSLVPYKHQRPHPQQEPNIINYKECMKNHAASIGGHANDGCCEFMPRADDSLTCAACGCHRNFHRREVRGQLLPQPKRLLLFKDPTKLVGAVDRYDEYDRRSETPEREEVNLNVCPPGNVGPATGKSKRQRTKFTQEQKDKMLEFAERIGWRMQRQDDVALNQFCNEVGVKRHVLKVWMHNNKNASHRRKDESASQSPTEAAPPAAA from the coding sequence ATGGATCTCAGTTTGGTTCCTTACAAACACCAACGTCCACATCCACAACAAGAACCAAACATAATCAACTACAAAGAATGCATGAAGAACCACGCAGCCTCCATCGGCGGCCACGCCAACGACGGCTGCTGCGAGTTCATGCCACGTGCTGATGACTCCCTCACGTGCGCTGCATGCGGCTGTCACCGTAACTTCCACAGAAGAGAAGTCCGCGGCCAGCTGCTCCCGCAGCCAAAGCGCTTGTTGCTTTTCAAGGACCCTACCAAGCTAGTGGGAGCCGTTGATCGTTATGACGAATATGATAGACGGTCGGAGACCCCCGAGAGGGAGGAGGTAAATCTGAATGTGTGTCCTCCGGGAAATGTGGGTCCGGCGACGGGGAAGAGCAAGAGGCAGAGGACTAAGTTCACGCAAGAGCAAAAGGATAAGATGCTTGAGTTTGCCGAGAGAATAGGGTGGCGAATGCAAAGGCAGGATGACGTGGCACTCAACCAGTTTTGTAATGAAGTGGGTGTTAAAAGACACGTGCTTAAAGTTTGGATGcataataacaagaatgcatcTCACCGTCGTAAGGATGAATCTGCTTCTCAGTCTCCGACGGAGGCGGCTCCTCCGGCTGCGGCGTAA
- the LOC102616091 gene encoding cytochrome P450 78A7-like, producing the protein MDSITSISLENKSLLVFTLPAILQNQNSCNIYVLVTIFVAFSSFGLLTWAFSSGGLAWKNGRTQMGRVPIPGHRGLPLVGSLFGLSLGLAHRTLACMAYNQATKKLMALSLGSAPLVVTSDPVIAREILTSPHFANRPIKQSAKSLMFSRAIGFAPNGSYWRLLRRVASTHLFSPKRIAAHESGRQLDCFAMLNAIAKEQSISGFVVLRNHLQVASLNNIMGTVFGKRFDAAMQLSDEAKGLHEIVREGFEILGAFNWSDYLPWLNFFYDPFRIKERCSVLVPRVKDIVKQIIKERQLNKDKSSLSDNSDFVDVLLSLDGDEKLNEDDMVAVLWEMIFRGTDTTAILTEWVMAEMILNPNVQTKLQRELDLVVGNKTLTDAEVAKLPYLQAVIKETLRLHPPGPLLSWARLSTSDVHLSNDMVIPANTTAMVNMWAITHDPNVWDEPWVFKPERFSKSHGGTDVDVRGNDLRLAPFGAGRRVCPGKNLGLVTVSLWVAKLVQQFEWVQAEAHHVDLTELLKLSCEMKNPLHAVAIPRNRVNAFQG; encoded by the exons ATGGATTCAATAACTTCGATTTCTTTGGAGAACAAAAGCTTGCTGGTTTTCACACTCCCTGCAATCTTGCAAAACCAAAACTCGTGCAACATTTATGTGTTGGTCACAATTTTCGTTGCATTTTCATCCTTCGGCCTATTAACTTGGGCTTTCTCCTCCGGCGGCCTGGCCTGGAAAAATGGAAGAACCCAAATGGGTCGAGTTCCCATCCCCGGCCACCGCGGCCTACCTTTGGTAGGCAGCTTGTTCGGCTTGAGCCTCGGGTTGGCTCACCGTACCCTTGCTTGCATGGCTTACAACCAAGCTACCAAAAAGCTCATGGCTTTAAGCTTGGGCTCTGCTCCACTGGTTGTCACCTCTGATCCAGTCATCGCCCGTGAAATCTTAACCTCACCCCACTTTGCCAACCGTCCGATCAAGCAATCGGCAAAGAGCCTCATGTTTAGCCGAGCCATAGGGTTCGCACCAAACGGCTCTTACTGGCGGCTCCTGAGAAGAGTTGCATCAACTCACTTATTTTCCCCCAAGCGCATTGCGGCTCATGAATCTGGGCGCCAGCTTGATTGCTTTGCTATGTTAAACGCCATAGCCAAAGAACAATCTATCAGTGGATTTGTGGTTTTACGCAATCATTTACAAGTTGCTTCTCTTAACAACATAATGGGAACCGTGTTTGGCAAAAGATTCGATGCAGCGATGCAACTAAGCGACGAGGCCAAAGGGTTGCATGAAATTGTCAGAGAAGGATTTGAAATATTGGGTGCTTTTAATTGGTCTGATTATTTGCCTtggcttaattttttttacgaCCCTTTTCGTATCAAAGAACGTTGCTCAGTACTTGTTCCTCGCGTCAAGGATATTGTGAAGCAAATCATCAAAGAACGTCAACTTAATAAAGACAAGAGTAGCCTTTCTGATAATTCTGATTTTGTTGATGTTTTGCTCTCTTTGGATGGAGATGAAAAGCTCAATGAAGATGATATGGTCGCTGTTTTATGG gaAATGATCTTTCGTGGCACTGACACAACTGCAATATTAACAGAGTGGGTGATGGCGGAGATGATTTTAAACCCTAACGTGCAAACCAAGCTTCAGCGTGAGCTTGACCTGGTCGTCGGTAACAAGACCCTCACTGATGCTGAAGTTGCAAAGTTACCTTACCTGCAAGCTGTGATCAAGGAAACCTTACGTCTCCATCCGCCAGGTCCCCTTCTCTCGTGGGCTCGCCTCTCAACATCGGATGTCCACCTCAGCAATGATATGGTGATCCCAGCCAACACAACGGCGATGGTCAACATGTGGGCCATAACTCATGACCCAAATGTTTGGGATGAGCCCTGGGTATTCAAGCCAGAGAGATTCTCGAAGAGCCATGGTGGCACTGACGTGGACGTACGGGGCAATGATCTCAGGCTTGCGCCGTTCGGGGCCGGACGCAGGGTTTGTCCTGGGAAGAACCTAGGGCTTGTGACTGTGAGCCTTTGGGTGGCGAAGCTAGTGCAGCAATTTGAATGGGTTCAAGCCGAGGCTCACCATGTTGACCTAACTGAGCTGCTCAAGCTGTCTTGTGAAATGAAGAATCCTCTTCATGCTGTTGCCATTCCTAGAAATCGTGTTAATGCTTTTCAGGGCTAG